In the Nocardioides marmotae genome, CCGCTGACGAAGTGACTGGCGGCGCGTTCCGGAGTAGCAGCCAGGAAGTGCAACAAGACGCAGGCACCTTCTGGGAGTCAGTCGGGACTGCTGCACCGTCCGGTGTCAGTCTGACCTGCCCCATTCCGCCGCGTGCCGTGCGCCTGCACCCGACCAACTCCAGCTGGCATCACATGGTGCGCGCGCAGATTCGGCTGGGAGCGTCCCGGACACGGAAACGCTCATGAACTATCGCCGGCCGAAGGAAACTGCCCGGTTACCTGCGTTGCGCCACCGTGCGAGCCGAGCCTTCCAGTCACCACCGCTCTGATGCCCTCGTATGCGTACACCACATGCTCGAGACCCCGAACGTCGAGCCAGCCGTCGTCGTAAAGCTCCCGGACTGCCCTGTCCACAGCGTCACGAGGAAGGGCAATGGCGAGCGCCAGAACGGACCGGCTAACACCGTCCGGGTAGCGAGCGACCTGACCGAGCACTTCACGCTCCGCGTCGGTTCGATCTTCCCAACGCGCAGAGAAGATGCGCTGCAGATCCCGAGCAGCCAACTCGCTGGCCACCTCGATGTCGGCCCGCACGATCCCGGGCTTCAGGGCCTGTGTAGCACCGCTCTCCTCCCAGGCGTAGTGGCCAACTGACTGGATGATGAACGGGTGACCTGCGGCCACCGCGATTGCGGCGTCCAATGAACCGGGAAGCCATTCGACTTCGGATTCGGGATTCGCGTGGAAAGCGATGGCTGCCGACACGTCGTCGAGACGTTCAAGCATCCGATACTCAAACCGTTCGGCGAATCCGTAGACCGCCGCCAGGGTTCGCGGCGTTGAGACGACGCCCGCCGCAAAGAAGGCCACCGGAGAGTTGAACGTCCTACCTCCGAGCTCTTGTAAAGCTGGAAGGAGTTGCCTCAAGCTCTCGTTCGTTGCCTGCTGTATCTCGTCAACGATGATGGCCACGCCCGCGTACCCGGCCTCCCTCACCGCGGTACTCAGTTCTTGCAACGCGGCCGCGAAAGTTAGGAGGCCGTCGTACTGACTGACAGGCGGTGCTGACACGCCCAACTGCACGCCCGGCACCGAAACCGTGACACTCAGGCGGGCGAGGACATCTACGACACGTTGGCGAAGTTCCTGAGGGCCCTTAGATAGTTCACGTCGGATCGCGGAAGCGATTACGTCTACAAGTTCCTGTCCATTGCCGGCGGTCGCGGCCGCTACAACAAAGCCTCGTTCAGCAGCGAGAGACCCGATCTCCTCAAGCAGTGCCGTCTTTCCCAACCCCCGCGGAGCCAGAAAGAAGAGACCGGGAGCAAACACGCCACCGCTAGCGACGGTGTCCAAGCGCTGCTTGGCGGCTGCCATCTCCGCGCTGCGTCCAGCCAGCACCGG is a window encoding:
- a CDS encoding ATP-binding protein; the encoded protein is MLAGRSAEMAAAKQRLDTVASGGVFAPGLFFLAPRGLGKTALLEEIGSLAAERGFVVAAATAGNGQELVDVIASAIRRELSKGPQELRQRVVDVLARLSVTVSVPGVQLGVSAPPVSQYDGLLTFAAALQELSTAVREAGYAGVAIIVDEIQQATNESLRQLLPALQELGGRTFNSPVAFFAAGVVSTPRTLAAVYGFAERFEYRMLERLDDVSAAIAFHANPESEVEWLPGSLDAAIAVAAGHPFIIQSVGHYAWEESGATQALKPGIVRADIEVASELAARDLQRIFSARWEDRTDAEREVLGQVARYPDGVSRSVLALAIALPRDAVDRAVRELYDDGWLDVRGLEHVVYAYEGIRAVVTGRLGSHGGATQVTGQFPSAGDSS